The following proteins come from a genomic window of Crassostrea angulata isolate pt1a10 chromosome 1, ASM2561291v2, whole genome shotgun sequence:
- the LOC128173962 gene encoding B-cell CLL/lymphoma 9 protein-like: MLPESADKMGTELNGTAVKSEVKVEVKEEPLEEKRTTDNSTNNSSGPPSNKLTNGETDNNNHTIDKPKVKEEKLPPQTLAEVLSEDTDDRRSSPAKMVPPNKTPQPPKTSKSPIAAPPPNSSQGTPPTSHMGPMPHQAPPTSGESQFMQQQSQIFVFSTQMANDAAETVMAGQYKNILSFHMDQPNTKKFLQKHQMKINPFGGNPGGMPPRNVRPNLVKNQAAMGGPFPPSSSVEQWVQQQNAQLQEQYSFPPGMNSRNGNNPGMSQWPGGMMGDGFDSSVMGMGGPHNPSLSQQKVPNENLTPEQLKKRKDALHNLQKIQEMLFPEQHQPPYGPGQGQGMGGGMMQDGMQGGPMMQQNMMSPPHKRMNTQQSMPGHEMMPQQGMMGPDGMMGSPNSMMPMSQYGPGPGPSFMGPRGPGPQGMHNVSPAQHEWQRLQREFYMEKSRRQGMVQRMGHPNIEMSGNGPPPPSYQHSIAQKRGSVSSTSPNCNGPLGSPPMVSQGVFDSHDMFSQGPRRSSFGSLEQGPGMINPGMGSGGHFDPMMPNMPGSGAMAPGMSGPMHPRQQKSSRRSSSSELQRVGNPEPLVPELVPSRPSSRTSVGTSVSKPPPSYAQHAQSLKRKRSEIEEDLYKNLQPTPSPQQINYLNQFEGQELTITKQLNSAYRDPNTPENHGPGNQFGSNPVAHSPMHMNSGTNKGPMSNSSQTSSGGPLNSPGPCPMSVTGPSPHSGANMRLSHYDPPPVSNSIANSMSSTNVTSSAPPTPSNKSSLSNITSSSLADLAKGVEHLSNQMQQNMMQGGPFHSIQMQGQQATSNTNTSQSSTISSVSTAEMSSQTNTTPSVNNTYVNATMSIQQLNIQSVNASPGGQNYPNPQMSVQQMNMEQMGMSVSASGPGHPSMPPSSVSMSQGQAMMGNPNMGQGDMNKMQQQQASVQMGNKMMMAQNQQSGRPGSPNMHAGNTMGNASVQIQSKTPNTIQYLPAHPPANQPNVPQKPPDLNFMQRFASPMNNFDSKVPTSKMQYFSNPQDQVMRPGRMSPFSGGHQMGGMPPQHMMQRGGSAGPEFSSMGPGGPPMGGMNDMMMNNMGDNMGGPMGPTMGNMPPGMMPGPNEQGMMQGNMRMSPGIMGMDPMGPMPHPNSPPYDIGPEQMMGPGPGMMGGPMGSRRPARGFPPDMMPGGRGPSSMEMMPGGSSAARLSAMSNFGPSMQPHGGQMPPHGGMRMPGGPGMGMGGPQAGNPSYTAQYQQFQQQLYSQGRPRQMSPMEGMMGGPGPGGQYMGMMPNMPGP, translated from the exons ATGCTGCCAGAGTCGGCCGATAAAATGGGCACAGAACTCAACGGCACCGCGGTCAAGTCAGAGGTCAAGGTCGAGGTCAAAGAGGAGCCGCTGGAGGAGAAGCGGACGACGGACAACTCAACCAACAACTCCTCAGGGCCTCCAAGCAACAAACTGACCAATGGAGAAACAG ATAACAACAACCATACCATTGATAAACCAAAAGTGAAAGAAGAGAAGCTGCCAC CTCAAACCCTGGCAGAAGTACTCAGTGAAGACACTGATGACCGTCGATCCTCGCCGGCAAAAATGGTTCCCCCAAACAAGACGCCTCAGCCCCCAAAAACGTCCAAGTCCCCAATCGCCGCCCCACCCCCCAACTCATCGCAGGGGACCCCCCCAACTAGCCACATGGGGCCAATGCCCCACCAGGCCCCACCCACCAGTGGAGAGTCCCAGTTTATGCAGCAGCAGAGTCAGATCTTTGTGTTCTCTACCCAGATGGCCAACGACGCGGCAGAGACGGTGATGGCCGGCCAGTACAAGAACATCCTGTCCTTCCACATGGACCAGCCAAACACCAAGAAGTTTCTTCAG aAGCATCAGATGAAAATCAACCCCTTTGGCGGAAATCCAGGAGGCATGCCTCCGCGTAACGTGAGACCAAACCTGGTCAAGAACCAGGCAGCCATGGGGGGACCCTTTCCCCCCAGTTCTTCAGTCGAACAGTGGGTTCAGCAGCAAAATGCTCAGCTGCAGGAACAGTATAGTTTCCCCCCTGGAATGAACTCTagaaatggaaataatccaGGGATGTCTCAGTGGCCAGGAGGCATGATGGGGGATGGATTTGATTCCAGTGTGATGGGGATGGGGGGTCCTCATAACCCAAGCTTAAGTCAACAGAAAGTGCCTAATGAAAACTTAACTCCTGAACAACTAAAGAAGCGGAAAGATGCCTTGCACAACTTACAAAAGATTCAAGAAATGTTGTTTCCTGAGCAACATCAGCCACCGTATGGACCTGGCCAAGGACAGGGAATGGGGGGAGGAATGATGCAGGATGGGATGCAGGGAGGTCCAATGATGCAACAGAACATGATGTCTCCACCCCATAAAAGAATGAATACACAGCAGAGCATGCCTGGGCATGAGATGATGCCTCAGCAAGGTATGATGGGACCTGATGGTATGATGGGTTCTCCAAATAGCATGATGCCAATGTCTCAGTATGGCCCTGGGCCAGGGCCATCATTCATGGGACCCAGAGGCCCTGGTCCACAAGGGATGCATAATGTAAGCCCAGCACAGCATGAATGGCAACGTCTGCAGCGTGAATTTTACATGGAGAAATCTCGGCGTCAAGGTATGGTTCAGCGCATGGGTCATCCTAACATAGAAATGTCAGGAAATGGACCTCCTCCACCTTCATACCAACACTCTATTGCTCAAAAACGTGGCTCTGTTAGTTCTACCTCCCCAAACTGTAATGGACCTCTTGGCTCTCCCCCAATGGTTTCACAGGGTGTTTTTGATTCACATGACATGTTCTCTCAAGGACCACGTAGGTCCTCCTTTGGATCTCTTGAACAAGGACCTGGGATGATAAATCCTGGGATGGGTTCCGGTGGACATTTTGATCCTATGATGCCCAACATGCCAGGATCTGGTGCAATGGCTCCTGGCATGTCTGGTCCAATGCATCCGCGACAGCAAAAGTCATCTCGTCGTAGCAGTTCATCTGAACTTCAACGTGTAGGCAATCCTGAACCTCTAGTTCCTGAGCTTGTCCCCAGTCGTCCATCATCAAGAACCAGCGTAGGAACTAGTGTGAGCAAGCCACCGCCTAGCTATGCACAACATGCACAATCACTGAAAAGGAAACGATCCGAAATCGAGGAGGACCTCTACAAAAATCTTCAACCTACACCTTCTCCTCAGCAAATCAATTACCTCAACCAGTTCGAAGGACAGGAACTAACAATTACAAAACAACTCAACTCTGCATATCGTGACCCCAATACACCAGAGAATCATGGGCCAGGGAATCAGTTTGGATCAAATCCAGTTGCGCACTCACCCATGCATATGAATTCAGGAACAAACAAAGGCCCCATGTCTAATTCTAGCCAGACATCGAGTGGAGGCCCTCTCAATAGCCCAGGACCCTGCCCGATGTCGGTAACTGGACCGAGTCCTCACTCTGGGGCCAACATGAGACTTTCACATTACGACCCACCACCTGTATCAAACTCTATAGCCAATAGTATGTCATCAACTAATGTTACATCTAGTGCTCCCCCTACCCCATCAAACAAATCATCCCTCTCCAACATCACTTCATCATCTCTCGCCGACTTAGCAAAAGGAGTAGAACatttatcaaatcaaatgcAACAAAATATGATGCAGGGAGGACCTTTTCATAGTATTCAAATGCAAGGACAGCAAGCAACATCAAACACAAATACATCACAATCCTCAACGATTTCATCTGTGTCAACTGCAGAAATGTCCTCACAGACAAACACAACACCAAGTGTTAACAATACATATGTGAATGCCACCATGTCCATACAACAGTTGAATATCCAAAGTGTCAACGCCAGCCCTGGAGGGCAAAATTACCCAAATCCTCAAATGAGTGTGCAACAAATGAACATGGAGCAAATGGGAATGTCTGTGTCAGCTTCAGGACCAGGACATCCCAGCATGCCTCCTTCATCCGTGTCCATGTCACAGGGCCAAGCCATGATGGGCAATCCCAACATGGGGCAGGGAGACATGAACAAAATGCAGCAGCAACAGGCCTCTGTTCAAATGGGCAACAAAATGATGATGGCCCAGAATCAACAGAGTGGTCGTCCTGGATCTCCCAACATGCATGCTGGCAATACCATGGGAAATGCCAGCGTTCAAATTCAGTCAAAGACCCCCAACACAATACAGTATCTTCCTGCCCATCCACCTGCTAATCAACCAAATGTACCCCAAAAACCTCCTGATCTCAACTTCATGCAAAGGTTTGCATCTCCAATGAACAACTTTGATTCAAAAGTACCCACCTCTAAAATGCAGTATTTTTCCAACCCCCAGGATCAAGTTATGAGGCCAGGGAGAATGTCTCCATTTTCAGGGGGACATCAAATGGGAGGAATGCCTCCACAACATATGATGCAGCGAGGGGGATCTGCAGGTCCAGAGTTCTCCTCTATGGGTCCTGGGGGACCTCCTATGGGAGGAATGAATGACATGATGATGAACAACATGGGAGATAACATGGGAGGTCCCATGGGGCCAACTATGGGAAATATGCCGCCAGGAATGATGCCAGGGCCAAATGAACAAGGAATGATGCAAGGAAACATGCGCATGTCCCCAGGGATTATGGGAATGGATCCTATGGGCCCTATGCCACATCCAAATTCACCACCATATGATATTGGACCCGAGCAAATGATGGGTCCTGGTCCAGGGATGATGGGGGGACCTATGGGGTCAAGGAGACCAGCTCGAGGGTTCCCACCAGACATGATGCCCGGAGGTAGAGGTCCCTCCTCAATGGAAATGATGCCTGGTGGAAGTTCTGCAGCACGATTATCAGCCATGAGCAACTTTGGACCATCCATGCAGCCTCATGGAGGACAGATGCCTCCTCATGGAGGAATGAGAATGCCTGGAGGGCCTGGGATGGGCATGGGTGGCCCACAGGCTGGAAACCCATCCTATACTGCCCAATATCAACAATTCCAACAACAGTTGTATTCTCAAGGACGTCCCAGACAAATGTCGCCCATGGAGGGCATGATGGGAGGGCCGGGCCCCGGTGGACAGTACATGGGCATGATGCCCAATATGCCCGGGCCATAG